The following are encoded together in the Desulfomicrobium escambiense DSM 10707 genome:
- the metC gene encoding cystathionine beta-lyase → MRPSTRLIHAPLTPCPAARTVSPPVQRGSTVLFDSHADFLRAGRGEYPGITYGTDRLPQQRMLEEALQDLERAALTRVFPSGISAISETLMAFVQAGDHVLVCDNAYGPTTRFCREVLGKFGVRCDAVPPDVGADITQFLRPETRLVFLESPGSITFEIQDIPAVTAEARRRRIVTVLDNTWATPLFLDPFALGVDVVIQSVTKYICGHSDLLMGSVSVNADHAQTLADFYACREIYASPEDCALALRGLKTLDVRMRAHQASALAVASGLAGHPLVDMVLHPALPSHPQHDRWKRDFRGSSGLFAITLKKEYPDDALGRFLDSLQLFGIGYSWGGFMSLATTGRPARRFGGPLQDRTLIRLNIGLEDPQDLLDDLRQGLDRLAE, encoded by the coding sequence ATGCGCCCCTCCACACGACTGATCCACGCCCCCCTCACGCCTTGCCCGGCCGCACGCACCGTCAGCCCTCCGGTCCAGCGCGGCTCCACCGTCCTCTTCGACAGCCACGCCGACTTCCTGCGGGCAGGACGGGGCGAATACCCCGGCATCACCTACGGCACAGACCGCCTGCCCCAGCAACGCATGCTGGAGGAAGCCCTGCAGGACCTGGAGAGGGCCGCCCTGACGCGGGTCTTCCCCTCGGGCATCAGCGCCATCTCCGAGACGCTCATGGCCTTTGTGCAGGCCGGCGACCACGTGCTGGTCTGCGACAACGCCTACGGGCCCACGACCCGCTTCTGCCGCGAGGTCCTCGGGAAATTCGGCGTGCGCTGCGACGCCGTCCCGCCGGACGTCGGTGCGGATATCACGCAGTTCCTGCGTCCCGAGACGCGCCTCGTCTTCCTGGAGTCCCCCGGCTCCATCACCTTCGAGATCCAGGACATCCCGGCCGTGACCGCCGAGGCGCGCAGGCGCAGGATCGTCACGGTCCTCGACAACACCTGGGCCACGCCTCTGTTTCTCGACCCCTTCGCGCTGGGCGTGGATGTGGTCATCCAGTCCGTGACCAAGTACATCTGCGGCCACTCGGACCTGCTCATGGGTTCGGTGTCAGTCAACGCGGACCACGCGCAGACCCTGGCCGACTTCTACGCCTGCCGCGAGATCTACGCTTCGCCCGAAGACTGCGCCCTCGCCCTGCGGGGGCTCAAGACTCTGGACGTGCGCATGCGCGCGCACCAGGCCTCGGCCCTGGCCGTGGCCTCGGGCCTGGCCGGACATCCTCTGGTGGACATGGTTCTCCACCCCGCCCTGCCCTCCCACCCCCAGCACGACCGCTGGAAGCGGGACTTCCGCGGCTCGTCGGGGCTCTTCGCCATCACGCTGAAAAAGGAATACCCTGACGACGCCCTCGGCCGCTTCCTCGACAGCCTGCAGCTCTTCGGCATCGGCTACAGCTGGGGCGGCTTCATGAGCCTGGCGACCACGGGACGCCCTGCGCGGCGCTTTGGCGGCCCGCTGCAGGACAGGACGCTCATCCGCCTGAACATCGGCCTGGAAGACCCGCAGGACCTGCTGGACGACCTGCGGCAGGGACTGGACCGGCTCGCGGAATGA
- the alr gene encoding alanine racemase has product MSIWYNHVRTRIRMGAIVDNFTLIRGRAANPAPVIKSDAYGHGLRETARALFAAGARTMAAGTVGEAAVLKETTPGAEVISLLGPIDAADYGLVCEHDIIPFAGSSEQLLLLEEAASRAGVPVRVALKFDTGMSRLGFGADEAGGVADLLEGLGNVRAVMAASHLATADDPDQDGYAQEQAGRFEGILHALHARGLDVQGSLANSAAIFGHPRTHHGLQRPGIALYGGNPFHGTGLAHLGQGLKQGMDVASRLVQVRTIPAGRTVSYGRTFTATQETRVGIVAVGYADNYSRGLSSRAQMLVHGRRVDVLGRVCMQLTAVDLGPVPEAAVGDEVFVLGGPGGNAISADELAAWWGTITYEVFCLLGQNPREYVE; this is encoded by the coding sequence ATGAGCATCTGGTACAATCATGTGCGCACGCGCATCCGCATGGGCGCGATCGTCGATAATTTCACCCTGATCCGTGGCCGCGCGGCCAACCCCGCGCCGGTCATCAAGTCCGACGCGTACGGGCACGGCCTGCGCGAGACGGCCAGGGCCCTGTTTGCCGCCGGGGCGCGGACCATGGCCGCAGGCACCGTGGGCGAGGCCGCCGTCCTCAAGGAGACGACGCCGGGCGCGGAGGTCATCTCCCTGCTTGGGCCCATCGACGCGGCGGATTACGGGCTGGTCTGCGAACACGACATCATCCCCTTTGCAGGCAGCTCCGAGCAGCTGCTCCTGCTGGAAGAGGCCGCGTCCAGGGCGGGCGTGCCGGTACGGGTCGCCCTCAAGTTCGACACGGGCATGTCCCGGCTCGGGTTCGGGGCAGACGAGGCCGGCGGGGTGGCGGATCTTCTGGAGGGGCTCGGCAACGTCCGGGCGGTCATGGCCGCCTCGCATCTGGCCACGGCCGACGACCCCGACCAGGACGGGTACGCGCAGGAGCAGGCCGGGCGCTTCGAGGGCATCCTGCACGCCCTGCATGCGCGGGGCCTCGACGTGCAGGGCAGCCTGGCCAATTCCGCGGCCATCTTCGGACACCCGCGGACGCACCACGGCCTGCAGCGGCCGGGCATAGCGCTCTACGGCGGCAACCCCTTCCACGGCACCGGCCTTGCGCATCTGGGCCAGGGGCTCAAGCAGGGCATGGACGTGGCCAGCCGCCTGGTGCAGGTCCGGACCATCCCGGCCGGCCGCACCGTCAGCTACGGGCGGACCTTCACCGCCACGCAGGAGACGCGCGTCGGCATCGTCGCCGTGGGCTACGCCGACAACTACTCCCGCGGGCTGTCCTCGCGGGCCCAGATGCTCGTCCACGGCCGCAGGGTCGATGTGCTCGGCCGGGTCTGCATGCAGCTCACGGCCGTGGATCTGGGGCCCGTGCCCGAGGCCGCCGTGGGGGACGAGGTCTTCGTCCTCGGCGGGCCCGGCGGGAACGCCATCAGTGCAGATGAATTGGCCGCCTGGTGGGGGACCATCACCTACGAGGTCTTCTGCCTGCTGGGTCAGAACCCGCGCGAATACGTCGAGTAG
- a CDS encoding Hsp20/alpha crystallin family protein, translating into MAKLFPWDPWLEMECLKEDMKRLVEDSVCPSPFAEGLRRLGQFRPLADVVETTDGFLIMVELPGLEREDVSLEVHGSELAIFGERKPPADLAGVAFQSMERSYGCFSRRFALPMEIDPPSVEARMRAGLLHVFVPKRVAKPENRTISITFEEE; encoded by the coding sequence ATGGCCAAGCTTTTTCCCTGGGATCCGTGGCTTGAGATGGAGTGCCTGAAGGAGGACATGAAGAGGCTGGTGGAGGATTCTGTCTGCCCATCGCCCTTTGCCGAGGGCCTCAGGAGGCTGGGGCAGTTCCGCCCCCTGGCCGACGTGGTGGAGACGACCGATGGCTTTCTCATCATGGTGGAGTTGCCGGGGCTGGAACGCGAGGACGTTTCTCTGGAGGTGCACGGAAGCGAACTGGCGATATTCGGCGAACGCAAGCCGCCCGCCGATCTCGCCGGGGTCGCCTTCCAGAGCATGGAGCGCTCCTACGGCTGTTTTTCGCGTCGTTTCGCCCTGCCCATGGAAATCGACCCGCCGTCCGTCGAAGCCAGGATGCGGGCCGGGCTGCTGCACGTTTTCGTTCCAAAACGCGTCGCCAAGCCGGAGAACAGGACCATCTCCATCACCTTCGAGGAAGAGTGA
- a CDS encoding response regulator, with protein sequence MSMYNQDIDAIASQYVTPIPISVLLIDDEFLIGEAMRIKLSGETDITFHYCKEPDKALETAISAQPTVIMLDLVMPGVNGLTMVKFFKSSEDFNDVPLIVLSAREEPELKKKALALGANDYMIKLPDKPELIARIRCHSDRYIFKQQRDELIMKIRAMREHNGAGSAPTYLV encoded by the coding sequence ATGAGTATGTACAATCAGGACATTGACGCCATTGCGTCGCAATACGTGACGCCCATACCCATTTCGGTTCTGCTCATCGATGACGAGTTCCTCATCGGCGAGGCCATGCGCATCAAGCTGTCCGGAGAGACGGACATCACCTTCCATTACTGCAAGGAGCCCGACAAGGCCTTGGAGACGGCCATCTCGGCCCAGCCGACGGTCATCATGCTCGACCTCGTCATGCCCGGCGTGAACGGGCTGACCATGGTCAAGTTCTTCAAGAGCAGCGAGGATTTCAACGATGTCCCGCTCATCGTGCTCTCGGCCCGCGAGGAGCCCGAGCTGAAGAAGAAGGCCCTGGCCCTGGGCGCCAACGACTACATGATCAAGCTGCCGGACAAGCCCGAGCTCATCGCCCGCATCCGCTGCCATTCCGATCGCTACATCTTCAAGCAGCAGCGCGACGAACTGATCATGAAGATCAGGGCCATGCGCGAACACAACGGCGCCGGTTCGGCCCCGACGTATCTGGTCTGA
- a CDS encoding GspE/PulE family protein codes for MPKTQLIAIKNIFQEAQAFEMAWNKCLPDLKALFQVDQIRLYRCDEKNSELYSVVLKDGRPAEVRLQISASSVAGYTAMSLLPLILKGIEPADLEAVHPSLRFDREYDKLVGFDTENLISMPIQYEDSLLGVLQLLNKKGGAFSREDEAFCRLIVSIMGQKMFEERKLPKGPYENLVMRGLVTRQQLDDVLSRSSKRGVSASRLLQYDYGVRAEDIGASLELYYQTPFVRFQDNPVSDQVLKGMNRQYLLNNLWVPLQVRGDRAVVLVHNPHDSEMIEEIRRTMNVHEFEFKVGLPEEILAFLGDRSQLPKNGGAAKTKFEAKLPEEMDEDELSVDDDFGEDLADTFADLEEIAEEGLEVSQVEEEDISQESRQLAVRFVNKVIMHAHKAGASDIHIEPAKPGRPGMVRMRIDGSCERVLSIPESIIKPVISRIKIISNLNISERRLPQDGKAKVRFKGRELELRIATLPTVYGESAVLRMLSSGRSMPFDKLNLSDANRAHIERLVVKPHGIFLVVGPTGSGKTTTLHSILARINTPDRKIWTVEDPVEITQPGLQQVQVDPAIGLDFPRIMRSFLRADPDVILVGEMRDLQTAQIGVEASLTGHMVFSTLHTNSAAETVTRLLEMGIESLNFSEALHGILAQRLVKTLCPQCREEHAPTDEEWTFLVQQYGEKYFPELGLDRATARTYRAKGCGRCSMTGYRGRTGIHELLVATPEIRKAISRRMTADEIAEMAIEQGMRTLYQDGIAKIFKGDIDILQLQKVTLAE; via the coding sequence ATGCCCAAGACCCAGCTCATCGCCATTAAGAACATCTTTCAGGAAGCCCAGGCCTTCGAGATGGCCTGGAACAAGTGCCTGCCCGACCTCAAGGCCCTTTTCCAGGTCGACCAGATCCGTCTCTACCGCTGCGACGAGAAGAACTCCGAGCTCTACTCCGTGGTCCTGAAGGACGGTCGGCCGGCGGAGGTCCGGCTGCAGATTTCGGCATCCAGCGTGGCCGGCTACACGGCCATGTCCCTGCTGCCCCTCATCCTGAAGGGCATCGAGCCCGCCGACCTCGAGGCCGTGCACCCCAGCCTGCGCTTTGACCGGGAGTACGACAAGCTGGTCGGGTTCGACACGGAGAACCTCATCTCCATGCCCATCCAGTACGAAGACTCCCTGTTGGGCGTCCTGCAGCTCCTCAACAAGAAGGGCGGCGCGTTTTCACGGGAGGACGAGGCCTTCTGCCGGCTCATCGTCAGCATCATGGGCCAGAAGATGTTCGAGGAGCGCAAGCTCCCCAAGGGGCCCTACGAAAACCTCGTCATGCGCGGACTGGTGACCCGGCAGCAGCTCGACGACGTGCTATCCAGGTCGTCCAAGCGTGGGGTCTCGGCGTCGCGTCTGCTGCAGTACGATTACGGGGTCAGGGCCGAGGACATCGGCGCCTCCCTGGAGCTCTACTACCAGACGCCCTTCGTGCGCTTTCAGGACAATCCCGTTTCCGACCAGGTCCTCAAGGGCATGAACCGGCAGTATCTGCTCAACAACCTCTGGGTGCCGCTGCAGGTCCGGGGCGACAGGGCCGTGGTCCTGGTGCACAACCCCCACGACTCCGAGATGATCGAGGAGATCCGCCGGACCATGAATGTCCACGAATTCGAGTTCAAGGTCGGTCTGCCCGAGGAGATCCTGGCCTTCCTGGGCGACCGCAGCCAGCTCCCGAAGAACGGCGGGGCCGCCAAGACCAAGTTCGAGGCGAAGCTGCCGGAGGAGATGGACGAGGACGAGCTGTCCGTGGACGACGACTTCGGCGAGGATCTGGCCGACACCTTCGCCGATCTGGAGGAGATCGCCGAGGAAGGGCTCGAGGTCTCGCAGGTCGAGGAGGAGGACATCTCCCAGGAGAGCCGCCAGCTGGCCGTGCGCTTCGTGAACAAGGTCATCATGCACGCCCACAAGGCCGGCGCGTCGGACATCCACATCGAGCCGGCCAAGCCCGGCCGCCCCGGCATGGTGCGCATGCGCATCGACGGCTCCTGCGAGCGCGTCCTGTCCATTCCCGAGAGCATCATCAAGCCCGTCATCTCGCGCATCAAGATCATCTCCAACCTGAACATCTCCGAGCGCCGCCTGCCCCAGGACGGCAAGGCCAAGGTCCGCTTCAAGGGGCGCGAACTGGAGCTGCGTATCGCCACCCTGCCCACGGTCTACGGCGAGAGCGCGGTCCTGCGCATGCTTTCCTCGGGCCGGTCCATGCCCTTCGACAAGCTCAACCTGAGCGACGCCAACAGGGCGCACATCGAGCGGCTCGTGGTCAAGCCCCACGGCATATTCCTGGTGGTCGGCCCCACGGGGTCGGGCAAGACCACGACCCTGCACTCCATCCTGGCGCGCATCAACACGCCGGACAGGAAGATCTGGACCGTCGAGGACCCGGTTGAAATCACCCAGCCGGGCCTGCAGCAGGTGCAGGTGGACCCGGCCATCGGCCTCGACTTCCCCCGCATCATGCGCTCCTTCCTGCGCGCCGACCCGGACGTCATCCTGGTCGGCGAAATGCGCGACCTGCAGACCGCCCAGATCGGCGTGGAGGCCTCCCTGACGGGCCACATGGTCTTTTCCACCCTGCACACCAACTCCGCGGCCGAGACCGTGACGCGCCTTCTGGAGATGGGCATCGAATCCCTCAACTTCTCCGAGGCCCTGCACGGCATCCTGGCCCAGCGCCTGGTCAAGACTCTCTGCCCGCAATGCAGGGAGGAACATGCGCCCACGGACGAGGAATGGACATTTCTGGTCCAGCAGTACGGCGAGAAGTATTTCCCGGAACTCGGCCTGGACCGTGCCACGGCCAGGACGTACCGGGCCAAGGGGTGCGGGCGCTGCTCCATGACGGGATACCGCGGCCGGACGGGCATTCACGAACTGCTCGTGGCCACGCCGGAAATACGCAAGGCCATCTCCCGCCGCATGACGGCCGACGAGATCGCCGAAATGGCCATTGAACAAGGCATGCGGACCTTGTATCAGGATGGCATCGCCAAGATATTCAAGGGGGACATCGACATCCTTCAACTGCAGAAAGTTACCCTGGCGGAGTAG
- a CDS encoding trypsin-like peptidase domain-containing protein, translated as MRISRLLAVLVFWALTSAHFAAASNSDVRMTPVVRTVREVAPAVVNIHTARIVEQDVNPFGTLFDDQLFRHFFGDQDLTRRFEQRSLGSGVIIDGRKNLVLTNAHVIEGASTIRVRLLDGRQYDGELVGSDPDFDLAVLHLKDARDLPQVAMGDSSDMMIGETVIAIGNPFGFGNTVTTGVVSAMGRTIETKQGTFTDFIQTDAAINPGNSGGPLMNLAGELVGINTAIYAEAQGIGFAIPINKARRVVDELVSLGRVQAVWLGLEGQDVDERIASYLGLAEARGMVVTQVHEPAVERAGIRPGDVIMAVGRVDVEDRDHYLRILRNYTLGQDVPLDVAGQGGRRTVTVRMQPFTDEKALEMAEKRWGLTVQVRGRGLVVAGVRPGSPAQQLGLKPGDALVKVAGEAQASVTDFARAFKRYRMANTVMLLVARDGRGYHVRLRV; from the coding sequence GTGAGGATATCGCGACTTCTGGCCGTACTCGTTTTCTGGGCGCTCACGAGCGCCCATTTTGCTGCGGCGTCAAACTCCGACGTGCGCATGACCCCCGTCGTGCGCACGGTGCGGGAGGTGGCCCCGGCCGTGGTCAACATCCATACCGCGCGCATCGTCGAGCAGGATGTCAACCCCTTCGGCACGCTCTTCGACGACCAGCTCTTCCGGCACTTCTTCGGCGACCAGGACCTGACCAGGCGCTTCGAGCAGCGCAGCCTGGGCTCGGGCGTCATCATCGACGGCCGCAAGAACCTGGTCCTGACCAACGCCCACGTCATCGAGGGCGCCTCGACCATCCGCGTCCGCCTGCTCGACGGACGGCAGTACGACGGCGAACTGGTGGGCTCTGACCCGGACTTCGACCTGGCCGTGCTGCACCTCAAAGACGCCCGGGATCTGCCCCAGGTGGCCATGGGCGACTCCTCGGACATGATGATCGGCGAGACGGTCATCGCCATCGGCAACCCCTTCGGCTTCGGCAACACCGTGACCACGGGCGTGGTCTCGGCCATGGGCCGGACCATCGAAACCAAGCAGGGCACCTTCACGGATTTCATCCAGACCGACGCGGCCATCAACCCCGGCAACAGCGGCGGCCCCCTCATGAACCTGGCCGGCGAGCTGGTCGGCATCAACACGGCCATCTACGCCGAGGCCCAGGGCATCGGCTTCGCCATCCCCATCAACAAGGCCCGGCGCGTCGTCGACGAGCTGGTCAGTCTGGGCCGGGTCCAGGCCGTGTGGCTCGGGCTGGAGGGGCAGGACGTGGACGAGCGCATCGCCAGCTACCTTGGTCTCGCTGAGGCCCGCGGCATGGTCGTGACCCAGGTCCACGAGCCCGCCGTGGAGCGGGCCGGGATCAGGCCGGGCGACGTGATCATGGCCGTGGGCCGGGTCGACGTCGAGGACCGCGACCACTATTTGCGCATCCTCAGGAACTACACCCTCGGCCAGGACGTCCCCCTCGACGTGGCCGGCCAGGGCGGCCGGCGCACGGTCACGGTCCGCATGCAGCCCTTCACGGACGAGAAGGCCCTGGAAATGGCCGAAAAACGCTGGGGACTGACCGTGCAGGTCCGCGGCCGCGGCCTGGTCGTGGCCGGCGTGCGGCCCGGCAGCCCGGCCCAGCAGCTCGGTCTCAAACCCGGGGACGCCCTGGTCAAGGTCGCCGGGGAGGCGCAGGCCTCGGTCACGGATTTCGCACGAGCCTTCAAGCGTTACCGCATGGCCAACACCGTGATGCTGCTCGTCGCCCGCGACGGCCGGGGCTATCACGTGCGCCTGCGGGTCTGA
- a CDS encoding ATP-binding protein: MEKKTSLFNLLQFKIHLGVQFILAACFFGLGYFIYVTQLDFLVSDIRRQGEEQAEMVASASVTAIQRQSVFLLEELAAKAEYSPRVAYCQIVDVVGKSFLTGQVRTGLTRDDLISAYTPKDVIMVTRDVLSDGKRIGQVKLGMFIDKARKEVQRTALQLVAAFAAVLSVIAIFIYVFLNRVLISPVVNLSSLTKSLARGQFVTTDLDQRQDEIGVLAEGFNIMSRNLKEVYEDLEKKVDERTQDLNNAYHELQAIFDNSLVGIAVFSSDHKVIRANSRFAAIFGYSIEEMPLVGPERFHISSRNHEDFVNRFYGRLAEREIAQMEYQFRRKNGAVFWSQVSAKAIDPKDLSRGVILVIEDISDRKKASELLRQHAEDLRQAKEEADNATRSKSEFLARMSHEIRTPMNAILGMAEMLQETSLNDEQREYVKTFSSAGELLLGIINDILDFSKIEVGQIKLETISFNLPELVEDVGKLFAYRAEEKSLALTRRVSPGLANRYMGDPTRIRQIIINLLGNAIKFTSRGGVTLAVGESVMDDGAPCCLFEIRDTGIGIPASKVDAIFESFAQADSSTTREFGGTGLGLAISKKLVELMGGKIWVESEVGKGTSFFFKLPLKPDFQMQPAEFKLKIPVDTRLLVIEDMPEGHESISSLVRSWGIVPTSRKSAALAVDALSANKGDRAFQAILVDSVVDHEPGFDIVQLLMGQGMQLTSVVLVADSEAELAKLPGTSDMPGLSTILRKDCPATLHDRLFEAISEAQRKRLTGLQDRSWKILLVDDVEANRRVVELFLKSLSVTLVQAENGRIAVEKFMEEPFDLVLMDMEMPVMDGLEATRRIRMWEAEKREYKTPIIALTAHAFQEHRQKTMDAGCTEFLAKPIKKQALLEVVDRFAGQLESLVPETREPVKPLAAHVYEEKDSPVQIDPELEDLRPLFLRTVRDFQSQLADAITTKDFVTMQRSGHSLKGLGSTYAVDEISQAGKIIESAAKGRQLEVVIEAVNHLAVFMNTGEAPKIQTAEEPEEMAATDVLPEPVSGRYQVHVAPEMSELIPFLMDAMQKDLELMNKALVQKDFPTLRRFGHSHKGFGSTYGFDYISIIGQRIQTASDARDAEELTALLSALGNYLERVDILYDIKDELVEEEAPEPVSGGVQIEPVIEPVVEEQDYSVEVDEELYELVPLFMDTMRTNIKEMREAVTKGNFDLICRHGHSQKGLGSTYGFDYLSHLGYRIETAGMQKNPEEIELLLDEMAGYMEKVQIVERKA; encoded by the coding sequence ATGGAAAAAAAGACGTCTCTCTTCAATCTGCTCCAGTTCAAGATCCACCTCGGCGTGCAGTTCATCCTGGCTGCATGCTTCTTCGGGCTGGGATATTTCATCTACGTCACCCAGCTGGACTTTCTGGTCAGCGACATCCGCAGGCAGGGCGAGGAGCAGGCCGAGATGGTCGCCTCGGCGAGCGTGACGGCCATCCAGCGTCAGAGCGTCTTCCTGCTGGAGGAGCTGGCCGCCAAGGCGGAGTATTCGCCGCGGGTCGCCTACTGCCAGATCGTCGACGTGGTGGGTAAATCGTTCCTGACGGGGCAGGTCAGGACAGGGCTGACCCGTGACGACCTCATCAGCGCCTACACGCCCAAGGACGTCATCATGGTCACGCGCGACGTCCTCTCGGACGGCAAGCGCATCGGCCAGGTCAAGCTCGGCATGTTCATCGACAAGGCCCGCAAGGAGGTCCAGCGCACCGCCCTGCAGCTCGTGGCAGCCTTCGCCGCGGTACTGAGCGTCATCGCCATCTTCATCTACGTTTTCCTGAACCGGGTTCTCATCAGTCCCGTCGTCAACCTCTCCTCCCTGACCAAGAGCCTCGCCCGGGGGCAGTTCGTGACCACGGACCTGGACCAGCGCCAGGACGAGATCGGCGTCCTGGCCGAGGGCTTCAACATCATGAGCCGCAACCTCAAGGAGGTCTACGAGGACCTGGAGAAGAAGGTCGACGAGCGGACCCAGGACCTGAACAACGCCTACCACGAGCTGCAGGCCATCTTCGACAACTCCCTGGTGGGCATCGCGGTCTTCTCCTCGGACCACAAGGTCATCCGGGCCAACAGCCGCTTCGCCGCCATCTTCGGCTACTCCATCGAGGAAATGCCGCTGGTCGGCCCGGAGCGCTTCCACATCTCGTCCCGGAACCACGAGGATTTCGTGAACAGGTTCTACGGGCGTCTGGCGGAACGAGAGATCGCCCAGATGGAGTATCAGTTCCGGCGCAAGAACGGCGCCGTGTTCTGGAGCCAGGTCTCGGCCAAGGCCATCGACCCCAAGGACCTGTCCCGCGGCGTGATCCTGGTCATCGAGGACATCTCCGACCGCAAGAAGGCCAGCGAGCTGCTGCGCCAGCACGCCGAGGACCTGCGCCAGGCCAAGGAGGAGGCCGACAACGCCACGCGCTCCAAGAGCGAGTTCCTGGCCAGGATGAGCCACGAGATCCGCACGCCCATGAACGCCATCCTGGGCATGGCCGAAATGCTGCAGGAGACGAGCCTCAACGACGAGCAGCGCGAGTACGTCAAGACCTTCAGCTCGGCGGGCGAACTGCTGCTCGGGATCATCAACGACATTCTCGACTTCTCCAAGATCGAGGTCGGCCAGATCAAGCTCGAGACAATCTCCTTCAACCTGCCGGAGCTGGTCGAGGACGTGGGCAAGCTCTTCGCCTACAGGGCCGAGGAGAAGTCCCTGGCCCTGACCCGCAGGGTCTCGCCGGGCCTGGCCAACCGCTACATGGGCGATCCGACCCGCATCCGGCAGATCATCATCAACCTGCTCGGCAACGCCATCAAGTTCACGAGCAGGGGCGGCGTGACCCTGGCCGTCGGCGAGTCCGTCATGGACGACGGGGCGCCGTGCTGCCTCTTCGAGATCCGGGACACCGGCATCGGCATTCCCGCCTCCAAGGTGGACGCCATCTTCGAGAGCTTCGCCCAGGCCGACTCCTCCACGACCCGCGAGTTCGGAGGCACGGGCCTGGGGCTGGCCATCTCCAAGAAGCTCGTGGAACTCATGGGCGGCAAGATCTGGGTCGAGAGCGAAGTGGGTAAGGGGACGTCCTTCTTCTTCAAGCTGCCGCTGAAGCCCGATTTCCAGATGCAGCCTGCCGAATTCAAGCTGAAGATCCCGGTCGACACCCGCCTGCTGGTCATCGAGGACATGCCCGAGGGGCACGAGAGCATTTCGAGCCTGGTGCGCAGCTGGGGCATCGTGCCCACGTCCCGCAAGTCCGCAGCCCTGGCCGTCGACGCCTTGAGCGCCAACAAGGGCGACCGGGCCTTCCAGGCCATCCTCGTCGATTCCGTGGTGGACCACGAGCCGGGCTTCGACATCGTCCAACTCCTCATGGGGCAGGGCATGCAGCTCACCAGCGTGGTCCTGGTGGCCGATTCCGAGGCGGAGCTGGCCAAGCTCCCCGGGACGTCGGACATGCCCGGCCTGTCAACCATCCTGCGCAAGGACTGTCCGGCCACGCTGCACGACAGGCTCTTCGAGGCCATTTCCGAGGCCCAGCGCAAACGTCTGACCGGACTCCAGGACAGAAGCTGGAAGATCCTGCTGGTCGACGACGTCGAGGCCAACAGGCGCGTGGTGGAGCTGTTCCTGAAGTCCCTGAGCGTGACGCTGGTGCAGGCCGAAAACGGCCGCATCGCCGTCGAGAAGTTCATGGAGGAACCTTTCGACCTCGTGCTCATGGACATGGAGATGCCGGTCATGGACGGCCTGGAGGCTACCCGGCGCATCCGCATGTGGGAGGCCGAGAAGCGGGAGTACAAGACCCCCATCATCGCCCTGACGGCCCACGCCTTCCAGGAGCACCGCCAGAAGACCATGGACGCCGGCTGCACCGAATTCCTGGCCAAGCCCATCAAGAAGCAGGCTCTGCTCGAAGTTGTCGACCGCTTCGCCGGCCAGCTCGAGTCCCTGGTCCCCGAGACCCGGGAACCGGTCAAGCCTCTGGCGGCCCACGTGTACGAGGAGAAGGACTCCCCGGTCCAGATCGATCCGGAGCTCGAGGACCTGCGGCCGCTGTTCCTGCGCACGGTGCGCGACTTCCAGTCGCAGCTGGCCGACGCCATCACCACCAAGGACTTCGTGACCATGCAGCGCAGCGGCCACAGCCTCAAGGGGCTTGGCAGCACCTACGCCGTGGATGAGATCAGCCAGGCGGGCAAGATCATCGAAAGCGCGGCCAAGGGCCGGCAGCTGGAGGTCGTCATCGAGGCGGTCAACCACCTGGCCGTGTTCATGAACACGGGCGAGGCGCCGAAGATTCAGACCGCCGAGGAGCCCGAGGAGATGGCCGCGACGGACGTCCTGCCGGAACCCGTTTCGGGCCGTTACCAGGTCCACGTGGCGCCGGAGATGTCCGAGCTCATCCCCTTCCTCATGGACGCCATGCAGAAGGACCTCGAACTCATGAACAAGGCCCTGGTCCAGAAGGATTTCCCGACCCTGCGCCGCTTCGGGCACAGCCACAAGGGCTTCGGCAGCACCTACGGCTTCGACTACATCAGCATCATCGGGCAGCGCATCCAGACGGCTTCCGACGCACGGGACGCCGAAGAGCTGACAGCCCTGCTGTCCGCCCTGGGCAACTATCTGGAGCGCGTCGACATTCTCTACGACATCAAGGACGAACTGGTCGAGGAGGAGGCGCCGGAACCGGTGTCCGGCGGGGTGCAGATCGAACCGGTGATCGAGCCGGTCGTGGAGGAGCAGGATTACTCGGTGGAGGTCGACGAGGAACTGTACGAGCTGGTACCCTTGTTCATGGACACGATGCGTACGAACATCAAGGAAATGCGCGAGGCGGTGACCAAGGGCAACTTCGATCTCATCTGCCGGCACGGGCACAGCCAGAAGGGGCTGGGGAGTACCTACGGCTTTGATTATCTCAGCCATCTGGGGTACAGGATAGAGACGGCAGGGATGCAGAAGAACCCGGAGGAAATCGAGCTGCTGCTCGACGAAATGGCAGGATACATGGAAAAAGTGCAGATAGTGGAGCGCAAAGCATGA